The Microcoleus sp. FACHB-672 sequence AGCTGTTATAAGCCAAAGAAGAGCCGACGAAAGATGTTTGCCGTACTTAAAACTTAATCGTTTGAGCAATAATTACTTACCCAGTCTGAATTATTAACGCTCGTTAACAATGTTGAAGAACCGTTACAGTTCGCGGGTAAATGTTTATATCTCGCTATTTTTCTAGCTTGAGCCGGTAGAGTCAGGCTGAGGATGGGCGCAATTGCCCATCATGAACCTAGCTATCTCTAAGCGAGTAATTCCCCTGTTTCTTGCAGGGTGTGAAGTCTTTGGTAAATGCCTTCTTGGCGCAGCAACTCTTCATGGCTACCAACTTCCACAATTCGCCCCTGATCGAGTACAACAATTTTGTCAGCTTCCCTTACCGTACTAAGTCGGTGAGCGATAATAATTGTGGTGCGGGTGCCGAGAATGGAACCCATCGCCAGCTGAATCGAGCGTTCTGATTCGTAATCTAAGCTGGAAGTCGCTTCATCAAAAATCAGCACGTCGGGTTCAACTAGCAACGCTCGTGCAATTCCCAGCCGCTGTTTCTGACCGCCTGAGAGTCGAACACCTCGCTCACCCACCGTTGTGTAATATCCTTTGTCAAGGGTCTTGATAAATTCATCTGCTCTGGCAATACGGCAAGCTTCTTGCACCTGCTCAAACGTTGCTTGTTTGTTGCCATAGGTAAGGTTATCGAGCAAAGTTCCGTTAAAGATATCCACATCTTGGTGAACGATCGCTAATCTGCGCCGATACCGGCTGACATCAAGGGTGCGAATATCCTCGCCATCCATCAAAATGCGGCCTGAATTCGGTTCAAAATACCGAAACAGCAATTTTACCAGGGTGGACTTACCTGAACCGGATCGCCCTACTAACGCAACCGTTTGATAAGGTTCAATTAACAGGTTCACATCCTGCAATACGGGACGTGCGGGATCGTAGCCAAAGGTAAGATGGGAAAATTCTACTTTGCCGGTGAACTGATAGAACGATTCTGAAGGATTAACTTTGCCTTCTAAGGTTGGGGGTGCCGGTTTAGATAAGGTAGCGGCATCAATTCCATCTGGCATCTGCATAAATTCATGAAACCGCATCATCGAGGCATAGCGCCGCGCAAAGGTTTCAGCCAGTTGACTGAGAGGACTGAGTTCTGAGTAAGCCATGCTGGCTAAGGTAAAGGTGGTAACAAAGTGTCCCAGAGACATTTGTCCGCCAAGTGTGGCAACGAGGGTGAAGCCGAGAACTGAAAACAGACAAAATTGCACAAAGGTGGTTTGCCAAGTGCTTAATTGGGTGTAACCCCGGTGGATGCGATAGTCAACAACGGCGAACTCGCGATTTAAACGCTGGCGCTGCCGGTTGAGTTCGACAGATTCAGTGGCAAAGGCTTTAACAGTTTTGATGTTGGTGACAATTTCTGAGGTACGGCTTTCGGTATTTTCCATGTAGCGATCTAAAATCTGCTCTCGTTCAATGAGTTGTTTGAGATTTTTGATCGTGAAGCTAAGGACAAATATGAAGGAAAGCAGAAAAAATACTGCGATCTGCCACTGCATTAACCAGATAATTGCAAAAATTCCTATCAGCCGGCAAAGTTTGGGAATTAGTTGGCCGGCAATTTCTGGATACCCCCAGGTGTGGTTGGCGAGACCTCTGGCAACCCGACCGGCAATGCGTCCGGGGTTATTTTCGTCGTAAAATTCTAGTGGCAGGGTGAGGATTTTTGCCAGGACACTTTGAGAGTGATCCCGGCGGGTACGCAGCGCAATATCCCAGTGAAACCAAGATCCTGCCCAAGGTTGCACCGGCGCTTTGACCACTGTTACCAAAAAAGTTAACCCCATCAACACGCCTAATGACAGGGGTTTCCCTGCCGGTAAGTCGCTAATTTTTCCAATGGTTGCAATTAAGTTTTGAGTGATCCGATCTACTTCGCCATCAGAAAGGACGTTGAGAATTTGGCCTATCGTGTAGGGGACAACCAAATCAATGATTTCAAAGGCGCTAGAGGTCGTGATGCTAAAAATTGCGCCTCTTGAATACTGCCGATAGTAGTTAAGGATATCCCGAAATGTTGCCATAGCCCTCCTTTTCAAAGCGGCTCATGCAGAACTTGAGGGGAAATTCTTCACAAGCAGTCGCTTTTTGTAGTGTTTGTACTACATTGTAATTTAAAACCCTGCCTTAAAAGATTTTTTCTGCCTAACAGAAGTTAAAAATTGGGTTAAGTTTAAGCTTTTGTGCGGTTAAATTGCATATTTGAATGAGAAAAGCAGGGGATATCTTGTTTCCCCTGCCTTTCTGTTGATCGGCACGCTCCTGCACATTAGATTTATGGGACACTAACACTGGGAACTCATAAAGCAGCGTTTTGCTGGTGATAGGTGCTCTTGCTGCCGGTGCAGAATTGATGTTACCCACTGCACCCAGGTGTCTCAGGCGCTTGCCTTAATTTTCTTCGGCCCGATAATGAAATGAGATTTAGTTGAACGCGTAGGCCGATTGCAGACCCCAAACGATGAGAAAGGCAATGCCACCCAACACCAGAATCGCCGAGATCGTAATGATGATCGGGTTATCGGCTCCCTTGAATTTCATGATTCCA is a genomic window containing:
- a CDS encoding ABC transporter ATP-binding protein, which gives rise to MATFRDILNYYRQYSRGAIFSITTSSAFEIIDLVVPYTIGQILNVLSDGEVDRITQNLIATIGKISDLPAGKPLSLGVLMGLTFLVTVVKAPVQPWAGSWFHWDIALRTRRDHSQSVLAKILTLPLEFYDENNPGRIAGRVARGLANHTWGYPEIAGQLIPKLCRLIGIFAIIWLMQWQIAVFFLLSFIFVLSFTIKNLKQLIEREQILDRYMENTESRTSEIVTNIKTVKAFATESVELNRQRQRLNREFAVVDYRIHRGYTQLSTWQTTFVQFCLFSVLGFTLVATLGGQMSLGHFVTTFTLASMAYSELSPLSQLAETFARRYASMMRFHEFMQMPDGIDAATLSKPAPPTLEGKVNPSESFYQFTGKVEFSHLTFGYDPARPVLQDVNLLIEPYQTVALVGRSGSGKSTLVKLLFRYFEPNSGRILMDGEDIRTLDVSRYRRRLAIVHQDVDIFNGTLLDNLTYGNKQATFEQVQEACRIARADEFIKTLDKGYYTTVGERGVRLSGGQKQRLGIARALLVEPDVLIFDEATSSLDYESERSIQLAMGSILGTRTTIIIAHRLSTVREADKIVVLDQGRIVEVGSHEELLRQEGIYQRLHTLQETGELLA